A region from the Corallococcus silvisoli genome encodes:
- a CDS encoding FAD-binding oxidoreductase, which produces MALETHRARSRTGTGPPRGPTPDSVEALRARLRGPLILPEDADYAEACQLYNAMIHKHPAMVARCADVADVISAVTLAREQGLALAVRGGGHNGGGLGLCDDGLVVDLSRLRGVRVDPEARTVRVAGGAVWGDVDHATHAFGLAVPSGIISTTGVGGLTLGGGMGYLTRRFGLTIDNLLAVDMVLADGRFVTASADKHPDLFWAVRGGGGNFGVVTSFLFRAQPVDSVIGGFTLWPLDRAAEVLRWYRDFLPAAPEDLNGFFAFLTVPPVAPYPEALHLKKMCGVVWCYTGDPARAEALFAPVLALKPAAHGVQPMPFPLLQAAFDALYSPGLQWYWRADFVRELGDAAIARHVEFAERLPTMHSTMHLYPIDGAVHRVGPRDTAFRYRDARWSEVIVGVDPSPERVADITSWTKAYWDALHPYSAGGAYVNFMMDEGQERVRATYGENFARLVEVKNRYDPTNLFHVNQNIPPAPPRATH; this is translated from the coding sequence ATGGCTCTTGAAACCCACCGCGCGCGGTCGCGGACCGGCACGGGTCCACCGCGCGGACCGACCCCCGACAGCGTGGAAGCACTCCGGGCCCGCCTGCGCGGCCCGCTCATCCTCCCGGAGGACGCGGACTACGCGGAGGCGTGCCAGCTCTACAACGCGATGATCCACAAGCACCCGGCCATGGTGGCCCGGTGCGCCGACGTGGCGGACGTCATCTCCGCGGTGACCCTGGCTCGCGAGCAGGGGCTCGCCCTGGCCGTGCGCGGCGGGGGCCACAATGGCGGCGGCCTGGGGCTGTGTGATGACGGGCTGGTCGTCGACCTGTCGCGCCTGCGCGGCGTGCGGGTGGACCCCGAGGCCCGCACGGTGCGGGTCGCGGGAGGCGCCGTCTGGGGGGACGTGGACCACGCGACGCATGCCTTCGGGCTCGCCGTGCCCTCGGGCATCATCTCCACCACGGGCGTGGGCGGACTCACGCTGGGCGGCGGCATGGGCTACCTCACGCGCCGCTTCGGCCTCACCATCGACAACCTGCTCGCCGTGGACATGGTGCTCGCGGATGGCCGCTTCGTCACCGCGAGCGCCGACAAGCATCCGGACCTGTTCTGGGCGGTGCGCGGCGGGGGCGGCAACTTCGGCGTCGTGACGTCATTCCTCTTCCGGGCCCAGCCAGTGGACTCCGTCATCGGTGGTTTCACGCTCTGGCCGCTGGACCGCGCGGCGGAGGTGCTGCGCTGGTACCGCGACTTCCTCCCCGCCGCCCCCGAGGACCTCAACGGCTTCTTCGCCTTCCTCACGGTGCCGCCCGTCGCCCCGTATCCAGAGGCGCTGCACCTGAAGAAGATGTGCGGCGTGGTGTGGTGCTACACCGGCGACCCCGCGCGGGCGGAGGCGCTGTTCGCGCCCGTGCTGGCGCTCAAGCCCGCGGCGCACGGCGTGCAACCGATGCCCTTCCCCCTCTTACAGGCGGCCTTCGACGCGCTCTACTCGCCCGGCTTGCAGTGGTACTGGCGCGCGGACTTCGTGCGCGAGCTGGGCGACGCGGCCATCGCGCGGCACGTGGAGTTCGCGGAGCGCCTGCCGACGATGCACTCGACGATGCACCTCTACCCCATCGACGGGGCGGTGCACCGGGTGGGGCCGCGGGACACGGCCTTCCGCTACCGCGACGCGCGCTGGTCCGAGGTCATCGTCGGCGTGGACCCCTCGCCGGAGCGGGTGGCGGACATCACCTCCTGGACGAAGGCCTACTGGGACGCGCTGCACCCCTACTCCGCGGGCGGCGCCTACGTGAACTTCATGATGGACGAGGGCCAGGAGCGGGTGCGGGCCACCTACGGCGAGAACTTCGCGCGGCTGGTGGAGGTGAAGAACCGCTACGACCCCACCAACCTCTTCCACGTGAACCAGAACATCCCGCCGGCCCCCCCTCGCGCCACGCATTGA
- a CDS encoding DedA family protein has protein sequence MSTSPLQLLLTHGSGPLLFLLLVAGGLGLPFPEDLVQLAAGVLAHREVMPLAVALALCFGGVLCGDTVLFLTARRLGQALYTHPRTRRLFPAERRERIQGLYAKHGSRVVFVGRFMSVLRVPVFAMAAAEGMPLRRFLMWDGLALCLSSPTVVMLGYLGSASVDRVARGVGRVEHFLALAGVAALLVALAVRHYRERHHARASTGDRTSRSSPPT, from the coding sequence ATGAGCACCTCACCCCTCCAGCTCCTGCTCACGCACGGCTCCGGCCCGCTGCTCTTCCTCCTCTTGGTGGCGGGCGGCCTGGGCCTGCCGTTCCCAGAGGACCTGGTGCAGCTGGCCGCGGGCGTGCTCGCGCACCGGGAGGTGATGCCGCTGGCCGTCGCCCTGGCGCTGTGCTTCGGGGGCGTGCTGTGCGGGGACACCGTGCTCTTCCTCACGGCGCGCAGGCTGGGGCAGGCGCTGTACACGCACCCGCGCACCCGCCGCCTGTTCCCGGCCGAGCGCCGCGAGCGCATCCAGGGCCTGTACGCGAAGCACGGCTCGCGCGTCGTCTTCGTGGGACGCTTCATGTCCGTGCTGCGCGTGCCGGTGTTCGCCATGGCCGCCGCGGAGGGCATGCCCCTGCGCCGCTTCCTCATGTGGGACGGCCTGGCGCTGTGCCTGAGCTCCCCCACCGTGGTGATGCTGGGCTACCTGGGCTCCGCGAGCGTGGACCGCGTGGCCAGGGGCGTGGGACGGGTGGAGCACTTCCTCGCGCTGGCGGGCGTGGCCGCGCTGCTGGTCGCCCTCGCCGTGCGGCACTACCGCGAACGCCATCACGCTCGCGCCTCCACCGGAGACCGGACGTCGCGGTCCTCACCGCCCACGTGA
- a CDS encoding AI-2E family transporter, protein MSGPEARPQPKSQVSPRTVFTVCFAVLGVMVLVLLVIKTRVALTLTGIAALLALSLEHGVSRLEKRGLQRWLAIALVLFALFIAICALGLLVIPDLVTQVDALVSQWPQLWKQVRGTGVLHALNQRLHSLGWSEKLEEATPALAGPLPALIMSAIGGVVGLLGGTLTVFFLVVFMLVFGGGVLKHLLELARPDHRLRYVRVLRNVYGATGGYLAGITLICAINATLTTTMLAVVGMPFYLPLGVASGFSSLVPYAGPIIAGGIITLLTLATGGLWKALAVFIYFVLYGQLEGNVLAPLVFKRTVHVNPLVTLLAVLFCVELAGIVGAVVAVPVAATLQIIVREVLLFRTERRGKAVLPEP, encoded by the coding sequence GTGTCTGGACCCGAAGCCCGACCGCAGCCGAAGTCCCAGGTCTCTCCCCGCACGGTGTTCACGGTGTGCTTCGCCGTCCTGGGGGTGATGGTCCTGGTGCTGCTCGTCATCAAGACGCGCGTGGCCCTGACGCTCACGGGCATCGCCGCGCTCCTCGCCCTGTCGCTGGAGCACGGCGTGTCGCGGCTGGAGAAGCGCGGCCTCCAGCGGTGGCTGGCCATCGCCCTGGTGCTGTTCGCGCTGTTCATCGCCATCTGCGCGCTGGGCCTGCTGGTGATTCCGGACCTGGTGACCCAGGTGGACGCGCTGGTGTCCCAGTGGCCGCAGCTGTGGAAGCAGGTGCGCGGCACCGGCGTCCTGCACGCGCTCAACCAGCGGCTGCACAGCCTGGGCTGGAGCGAGAAGCTGGAGGAGGCCACGCCCGCGCTCGCCGGGCCCCTGCCCGCGTTGATCATGAGCGCCATTGGCGGCGTGGTGGGCCTGCTGGGCGGCACCCTCACCGTCTTCTTCCTGGTGGTGTTCATGCTGGTGTTCGGCGGCGGCGTGCTCAAGCACCTGCTGGAGCTGGCCCGGCCCGACCACCGGCTGCGGTACGTGCGCGTGCTGCGCAACGTGTACGGCGCGACGGGGGGCTACCTGGCCGGCATCACCCTCATCTGCGCCATCAACGCCACGCTGACCACCACGATGCTCGCCGTGGTGGGCATGCCCTTCTACCTGCCGCTGGGCGTGGCCAGCGGCTTCTCCAGCCTGGTGCCCTACGCGGGCCCCATCATCGCGGGCGGCATCATCACGCTGCTCACGCTGGCCACCGGCGGCCTGTGGAAGGCCCTGGCGGTGTTCATCTACTTCGTCCTCTACGGGCAGCTGGAGGGCAACGTGTTGGCGCCGCTCGTGTTCAAGCGCACCGTGCACGTCAACCCGCTGGTCACGCTGCTGGCGGTGCTCTTCTGCGTGGAGCTGGCGGGCATCGTGGGCGCGGTGGTGGCGGTGCCCGTGGCGGCCACCCTTCAAATCATCGTCCGGGAAGTCCTCCTCTTCCGCACCGAGCGCCGCGGCAAAGCGGTCCTCCCCGAGCCCTGA
- a CDS encoding S9 family peptidase, whose amino-acid sequence MRAGSLGWVLGLGVWGALASAAVPVSARPDVGATYDALQRAVRIKQVALSPEGARVAWVEWVPGTAESTRLQVRELAHPERAPVRITASKDGAPCAEGSLAWSPDGRRLAFLSTAGEGTARQLYVADASGEGGPARRLTTLKGVLATPKWSPDGTSVGVLAIEGAEDAQGPLGPAARETGVVQESSPVKRFAVVSVEDARLRLVSPAGLFIYEYAWSPDGARVAVTAAPPPGDANWWDARVYAVEAATGETSLLHAPTWQVAEPAWSPDGKQLAFIEGLMSDEGSTGGDVLVVSVPERLAAKLRPGEKAEFPAKVPPARNLTEGLKATATDLFWSTPERLVFAAQAQGEAALMAAPPRGGAVETLWRGPEHVAVSLGRDGVTSAVVRDAVNRAPEVWTGPLGAWKQVTRLNVDVTVPVGEVRSVTWTSDGQPVQGWLVLPVPELSGRKAPMVTVVHGGPAAGVLSTFSPQTALLVARGYAVFMPNPRGSYGQGEAFVQANRRDFGYGDFRDVLAGVDAVLASAPVDPARQGIMGWSYGGFLTMWAVTRTQRFQAAVAGAGIANWQSYYGTNHIDTWMLPYFGASVYDEPEVYTRSSPINGVKQVRTPTLVLHGERDVEVPASQGYEFHRALKTLGVKTQLVIYADEGHGLRKPEHQKDRLLRTLDWFDANLPAAAVAPGPKVRPSAR is encoded by the coding sequence ATGCGAGCGGGAAGCCTGGGCTGGGTGTTGGGCTTGGGGGTGTGGGGCGCGCTGGCGTCCGCGGCGGTGCCGGTGTCGGCGCGGCCGGACGTGGGCGCGACGTACGACGCGCTTCAGCGCGCGGTGCGCATCAAGCAGGTGGCGCTGTCGCCGGAGGGCGCGCGCGTGGCCTGGGTGGAGTGGGTGCCGGGGACCGCCGAGTCCACGCGGCTCCAGGTGCGGGAGCTGGCGCACCCGGAGCGGGCCCCGGTGCGCATCACCGCGTCGAAGGACGGCGCGCCGTGCGCGGAAGGGTCGCTGGCGTGGAGTCCGGACGGCCGGAGGCTCGCGTTCCTGTCCACGGCGGGGGAGGGCACGGCGCGGCAGCTCTACGTGGCGGACGCGTCGGGGGAGGGCGGGCCCGCGCGGCGGCTCACGACGCTGAAGGGCGTGCTGGCCACGCCGAAGTGGTCTCCGGACGGGACGTCGGTGGGGGTGCTCGCCATCGAGGGCGCGGAGGACGCGCAGGGCCCGCTGGGGCCGGCGGCGCGGGAGACGGGCGTGGTGCAGGAGTCCTCGCCGGTGAAGCGCTTCGCGGTGGTGTCGGTGGAGGACGCGCGGCTGCGCCTGGTGTCGCCCGCGGGCCTGTTCATCTACGAGTACGCGTGGAGTCCGGACGGGGCCCGGGTGGCGGTGACGGCCGCGCCGCCGCCGGGGGACGCGAACTGGTGGGACGCGCGGGTGTACGCGGTGGAGGCGGCGACGGGGGAGACGTCGCTGCTGCACGCGCCCACGTGGCAGGTGGCGGAGCCCGCGTGGAGTCCGGACGGGAAGCAGCTCGCGTTCATCGAAGGGCTGATGAGCGATGAGGGCAGCACGGGCGGGGACGTGCTCGTGGTGTCGGTGCCGGAGCGGCTGGCGGCGAAGCTGCGGCCCGGGGAGAAGGCGGAGTTTCCCGCGAAGGTGCCGCCCGCGCGCAACCTGACGGAGGGCTTGAAGGCGACGGCCACGGACCTCTTCTGGTCCACGCCGGAGCGGCTGGTGTTCGCGGCGCAGGCGCAGGGCGAGGCCGCGTTGATGGCGGCGCCGCCGAGGGGCGGGGCCGTGGAGACGCTGTGGAGGGGGCCGGAGCACGTGGCGGTGTCGCTGGGCCGCGACGGCGTGACGAGCGCGGTGGTGCGCGACGCCGTCAACCGGGCGCCCGAGGTGTGGACGGGACCCTTGGGGGCGTGGAAGCAGGTGACGCGCCTCAACGTGGACGTGACCGTGCCGGTGGGGGAGGTGCGCAGCGTGACGTGGACGAGCGACGGGCAGCCGGTGCAGGGCTGGTTGGTGTTGCCGGTGCCGGAGCTGTCGGGCCGCAAGGCGCCCATGGTGACGGTGGTGCATGGCGGGCCCGCGGCCGGGGTGCTGTCGACGTTCAGCCCGCAGACGGCGCTGCTGGTGGCGCGGGGCTACGCGGTGTTCATGCCCAACCCGCGCGGCAGCTACGGTCAGGGTGAGGCGTTCGTGCAGGCGAACCGCCGCGACTTCGGCTACGGCGACTTCCGCGACGTGCTGGCGGGGGTGGACGCGGTGCTGGCGTCGGCGCCGGTGGATCCCGCGCGGCAGGGCATCATGGGGTGGAGCTACGGTGGCTTCCTGACCATGTGGGCGGTGACGCGCACCCAGCGCTTCCAGGCGGCGGTGGCGGGCGCGGGCATCGCGAACTGGCAGAGCTACTACGGCACGAACCACATCGACACGTGGATGCTGCCGTACTTCGGCGCGTCGGTGTACGACGAGCCGGAGGTGTATACGCGCTCGTCGCCCATCAACGGGGTGAAGCAGGTGCGCACGCCCACGCTGGTGTTGCACGGCGAGCGCGACGTGGAGGTGCCCGCGTCGCAGGGCTACGAATTCCACAGGGCGTTGAAGACGCTGGGGGTGAAGACCCAGCTGGTCATCTACGCGGACGAGGGTCACGGCCTGCGCAAGCCCGAGCACCAGAAGGACCGGCTCTTGCGCACGCTGGACTGGTTCGACGCGAACCTGCCGGCCGCCGCCGTGGCGCCGGGGCCGAAGGTGCGGCCGTCCGCGCGTTAG
- a CDS encoding GNAT family N-acetyltransferase, which translates to MIDKSPVLLTTERLHLMLLSPDSAERVLAYHVANKDHLGPVSPARPATFFSTDYWRTRLAQDREDFRHDLSLRVFLLPRSKPLALAPVIGNATLAHIRRGPLQAADLGYGLDHRHEGQGLMTEALRAFCAFAFSALGLHRLQANHLPENLRSAAVLRRLGFIPEGYARDFLLINGRWRDHVITSLVAPPEPGVPTGP; encoded by the coding sequence ATGATCGACAAGTCCCCCGTCCTGCTCACCACCGAGCGCCTGCACCTGATGCTCCTGTCCCCGGACTCGGCGGAGCGGGTGCTGGCGTACCACGTGGCCAACAAGGACCACCTGGGGCCGGTGTCCCCGGCACGCCCGGCGACCTTCTTCTCCACCGACTACTGGCGCACACGCCTGGCCCAGGACCGCGAGGACTTCCGCCATGACCTGTCCCTGCGCGTGTTCCTCCTCCCCCGGAGCAAGCCCCTCGCGCTCGCGCCCGTCATCGGCAACGCCACGCTCGCCCACATCCGCCGGGGCCCCCTCCAGGCCGCGGACCTGGGCTATGGCCTGGATCACCGCCACGAAGGCCAGGGCCTGATGACCGAGGCCCTTCGCGCCTTCTGCGCCTTCGCCTTCAGCGCCCTGGGCCTGCACCGGCTCCAGGCCAACCACCTGCCGGAGAACCTCCGCAGCGCCGCCGTGCTCCGCCGCCTGGGCTTCATCCCCGAGGGCTACGCCCGCGACTTCCTCCTCATCAACGGCCGGTGGCGCGACCACGTCATCACCTCGCTCGTGGCCCCACCCGAACCCGGCGTCCCCACCGGCCCCTGA
- a CDS encoding OmpA family protein, with amino-acid sequence MQRWKLGWLAIAGASALTMGCAHGPPPSELTAARQAYQQVSTSPEGRERPADVAAARAALQEAENEYAQSKGSVKTRSLAYVALRKAEIAEARGEADLAAQQRAEAEQLLRQHQESRAQTLARQQQEEREKYEQQRQLYEQQRQQYDAQRQQEAERMRTANAQQQEAESQRLAQLNQELQQRTQQLEQERQARLQAEQRASHALTRLQDENVKVREEARGTVVTLSGSVLFATNATSLLPASRDRLSDVATALKESRNPLIIEGYTDSRGTEEYNDQLSERRAESVRDFLVAQGVPRERIQIRGMGKSRPVASNATAEGRANNRRVEIVVERNVAGTQPSRSSSGVGGSGEEPKPQGSGIDHQSPAPDQGTGGSGAQKQVPEQPMDHGE; translated from the coding sequence ATGCAGCGATGGAAACTTGGATGGCTGGCGATCGCGGGAGCCTCCGCGCTCACGATGGGGTGTGCCCATGGGCCCCCGCCCAGTGAGCTGACCGCGGCGCGGCAGGCGTACCAGCAGGTGTCCACGAGCCCCGAGGGCCGCGAGCGCCCCGCGGACGTGGCGGCGGCCCGGGCCGCGTTGCAGGAGGCGGAGAACGAGTACGCGCAGAGCAAGGGCTCGGTGAAGACCCGCTCGCTGGCGTACGTGGCCCTGCGCAAGGCGGAGATCGCCGAGGCGCGTGGCGAGGCGGACCTGGCCGCGCAGCAGCGGGCGGAGGCGGAGCAGTTGCTGCGTCAGCATCAGGAGTCGCGGGCGCAGACGCTCGCACGTCAGCAGCAGGAGGAGCGTGAGAAGTACGAACAGCAGCGGCAGCTGTACGAGCAGCAGCGCCAGCAGTACGACGCCCAGCGCCAGCAGGAGGCCGAGCGCATGCGCACGGCGAACGCGCAGCAGCAGGAGGCGGAGTCGCAGCGGCTGGCTCAGTTGAACCAGGAACTCCAGCAGCGCACGCAGCAACTGGAGCAGGAGCGCCAGGCGAGGCTCCAGGCGGAGCAGCGGGCCTCCCATGCGCTGACGCGGCTCCAGGATGAGAACGTGAAGGTGCGCGAGGAGGCGCGCGGCACGGTGGTGACGTTGTCCGGCAGCGTGCTCTTCGCGACGAACGCGACGAGCCTGCTGCCCGCGTCACGCGACCGGCTGTCGGACGTGGCCACGGCGCTGAAGGAGTCGAGGAACCCGTTGATCATCGAGGGCTACACGGACTCGCGTGGCACGGAGGAGTACAACGACCAGCTGTCGGAGCGCCGCGCGGAGAGCGTGCGGGACTTCCTGGTCGCCCAGGGCGTGCCGAGGGAGCGCATCCAGATCCGCGGCATGGGCAAGAGCCGGCCGGTGGCGAGCAACGCCACGGCGGAGGGCCGCGCCAACAACCGCCGCGTGGAGATCGTGGTGGAGCGCAACGTGGCGGGCACGCAGCCGTCCCGCTCCAGCAGCGGCGTCGGAGGCAGCGGCGAGGAGCCGAAGCCGCAAGGCTCGGGCATCGACCACCAGAGCCCGGCCCCGGATCAAGGCACCGGCGGCAGCGGCGCCCAGAAGCAGGTCCCCGAGCAGCCCATGGACCACGGCGAGTGA
- a CDS encoding DUF4398 domain-containing protein, whose translation MRPKLFAASLLCVAALGCASRQVILTSTHQQRVQAEAALRSAENSQAPNVPEAARHLAFARQQINDGERLMQEGEQEAAELRFRQAAADADLAAALARAVPLKNEARRTSERVDSMQRGQP comes from the coding sequence ATGCGCCCGAAGCTGTTCGCCGCTTCCCTGCTCTGCGTCGCGGCCCTTGGCTGTGCAAGCAGGCAGGTGATTCTCACGTCCACCCATCAGCAGCGCGTCCAGGCAGAGGCGGCGCTGCGCTCGGCGGAGAACTCCCAGGCGCCCAACGTGCCGGAGGCCGCCCGACACCTGGCCTTCGCCCGCCAGCAGATCAACGACGGCGAGCGGCTGATGCAGGAGGGCGAGCAGGAGGCCGCGGAGCTGCGCTTCCGTCAGGCCGCCGCGGACGCCGACCTGGCGGCGGCGCTGGCCCGCGCGGTCCCCCTGAAGAACGAGGCGCGCCGGACCTCTGAACGGGTCGATTCGATGCAGCGCGGCCAGCCCTGA
- a CDS encoding 5'-3' exonuclease produces the protein MRLHLVDGTYELYRAHYSPRPGTTAPDGRDVKATAGVMDSLLALLHDESEAVTHVAVAFDNPIRSFRNALFAGYKGDEGVPPELRAQFDLVEEAVAALGVRVWSMKDHEADDALATAAARWAGEVEQVRLLTPDKDLGQSVRGSRVVQVDRRQQKVVDAEGVKAKLGVAPESVPDLLALMGDDADGIPGLPGFGAKGAAAVLQAYGHLEAIPDSAAEWTVKVRGADKLAATLKAHREDARLYRTLATLVEDAPLPGTASLADLEWKGVPEARFKAFCEGLGLRSLQRRPKRWAA, from the coding sequence ATGCGCCTGCACCTCGTGGACGGCACGTATGAGCTGTACCGGGCCCACTACTCGCCCCGGCCGGGCACCACCGCGCCGGACGGGCGCGACGTGAAGGCCACGGCCGGCGTGATGGATTCCCTCCTCGCGCTGTTGCACGACGAATCCGAGGCCGTGACGCATGTCGCGGTGGCCTTCGACAACCCCATCCGCTCGTTCCGCAACGCGCTCTTCGCCGGTTACAAGGGAGACGAGGGCGTGCCGCCGGAGCTGCGCGCGCAGTTCGACCTGGTGGAAGAGGCGGTGGCCGCGCTGGGCGTGCGCGTGTGGTCCATGAAGGACCACGAGGCGGACGACGCGCTCGCCACCGCGGCGGCGCGCTGGGCGGGCGAGGTGGAGCAGGTGCGGCTGCTCACCCCCGACAAGGACCTGGGCCAGAGCGTGCGGGGCTCGCGGGTGGTGCAAGTGGACCGGCGGCAGCAGAAGGTGGTGGACGCGGAGGGCGTGAAGGCGAAGCTGGGCGTGGCCCCCGAGAGCGTGCCGGACCTGCTGGCGCTGATGGGCGACGACGCGGACGGCATCCCGGGGCTGCCGGGCTTCGGTGCGAAGGGCGCGGCGGCGGTGCTCCAGGCCTACGGCCACCTGGAGGCCATCCCGGACAGCGCGGCGGAGTGGACGGTGAAGGTGCGGGGCGCGGACAAGCTGGCGGCGACGTTGAAGGCGCACCGCGAGGACGCGCGGCTGTACCGCACGCTGGCCACATTGGTGGAGGACGCGCCGCTGCCGGGCACCGCGTCGCTCGCGGACCTGGAGTGGAAGGGCGTCCCGGAGGCGCGCTTCAAGGCGTTCTGTGAAGGATTGGGATTGAGGAGCCTCCAGCGCCGGCCAAAGCGCTGGGCGGCATAG
- a CDS encoding group II truncated hemoglobin — protein sequence MGMELKPPSSDDWVPTLEDTPFHRLGGEEAVHALAETFYDVMDAEEPTLASIHELDAQGRVNAGTRQRFGMFLVGWLGGPQHYSATHGHPRLRMRHGHLPVDTAMRDAWLRCMRKAMDVRGITGGLRGFLDGRFAQVADFLRNTEG from the coding sequence ATGGGTATGGAATTGAAGCCGCCGTCGTCGGATGACTGGGTCCCCACGCTGGAGGACACCCCCTTCCATCGCCTGGGAGGCGAGGAGGCGGTGCACGCGCTGGCGGAGACCTTCTACGACGTGATGGACGCGGAGGAGCCCACGCTCGCGAGCATCCACGAGCTGGACGCGCAGGGCCGGGTGAACGCGGGCACGCGCCAGCGCTTCGGCATGTTCCTGGTGGGCTGGCTGGGCGGACCGCAGCACTACAGCGCGACGCACGGCCACCCCCGGCTGCGCATGCGCCACGGGCACCTGCCGGTGGACACCGCGATGCGGGACGCGTGGCTGCGCTGCATGCGCAAGGCGATGGACGTGCGGGGCATCACCGGAGGGTTGAGGGGCTTCCTGGATGGCCGCTTCGCCCAGGTGGCGGACTTCCTGCGCAACACGGAAGGGTGA
- a CDS encoding SRPBCC family protein, which produces MRFIESIRIACPRERVFAYTQDYGQRLVWDTFLREAVLRDGATEAGPGVKAWCVSWHGLGMETEYVSFLPPAVTAVRMTRGPRLFESFAGSWSFDEEAPGVTRVTFTYAFTLRRPFGWLTPLMTWTLVREVRGRLKDLKRRLDLGTSDPA; this is translated from the coding sequence GTGAGGTTCATCGAGTCCATCCGCATCGCCTGCCCGCGCGAGCGCGTGTTCGCGTACACGCAGGACTACGGGCAGCGGCTCGTCTGGGACACGTTCCTGCGCGAAGCGGTGCTGAGGGATGGCGCGACCGAGGCCGGGCCGGGGGTGAAGGCCTGGTGTGTGTCGTGGCACGGCCTGGGGATGGAGACGGAGTACGTGTCCTTCCTGCCGCCCGCGGTGACGGCGGTGCGGATGACTCGGGGGCCGCGCCTGTTCGAGAGCTTCGCGGGCTCCTGGAGTTTCGATGAAGAGGCCCCTGGCGTCACCCGTGTCACCTTCACGTATGCCTTCACGCTGAGGCGCCCCTTCGGCTGGCTCACGCCGCTGATGACGTGGACGCTGGTCCGCGAGGTCCGAGGGCGCTTGAAGGACCTGAAGCGGCGGCTGGACCTGGGGACCTCGGACCCGGCGTAG
- a CDS encoding DUF4126 family protein: MRSNNDVWKAAGFGVLAGMRTLTAPAFLAHELSRKPSRRLKRALPGLTSKRVSQRLRVLALGEMVADKSPKALPRIDRRLIGGRVIAGAITGAAVSRDRKGARLGFAIVGAAAAIASSYFFYGFRSLVSGRLRVPNLVAGLFEDGLAIALGSRLTQHLR, translated from the coding sequence ATGCGTTCGAACAATGATGTCTGGAAGGCGGCGGGCTTCGGTGTCCTCGCGGGGATGCGGACCCTGACCGCGCCCGCGTTCCTCGCGCACGAGCTGTCGCGCAAGCCGAGCCGGCGTCTCAAGCGCGCCCTGCCGGGCCTCACGTCGAAGCGGGTATCCCAGCGGCTGAGGGTGCTGGCGCTGGGGGAGATGGTGGCGGACAAGTCGCCCAAGGCGCTCCCGCGCATCGACCGCAGGCTCATTGGCGGACGCGTCATCGCGGGCGCCATCACCGGCGCCGCCGTGTCGCGCGACCGCAAGGGCGCCAGGCTCGGGTTCGCCATCGTCGGCGCCGCGGCGGCCATCGCCTCCAGCTACTTCTTCTACGGCTTCCGCTCGCTCGTGTCGGGCAGGCTGCGCGTGCCCAACCTGGTCGCGGGCCTCTTCGAGGACGGTCTGGCCATCGCCCTGGGCTCGCGCCTCACGCAACACCTGCGCTAG